In Streptomyces hawaiiensis, one genomic interval encodes:
- a CDS encoding GOLPH3/VPS74 family protein encodes MPNGPLSLPARLCLLAWDAARPAAGGTAHRPGPVRAGALVELARRGLLTDEDGIATPVDLDASTGDAVLDGLLELIRESCPHPWRTWVTLRARVTFDAVREQLVAEGYLRAEKRRVLGVFPSVEYALERVAVVEALREETRQVLRGPLPVAEISEREAAVAALAAAAGLLGATTRAQRAADLTERAGTATPGLGGIVREVTGAVTAGAAVAPSP; translated from the coding sequence GTGCCCAATGGCCCGCTCTCGCTGCCGGCCCGGCTCTGCCTGCTGGCCTGGGACGCCGCGCGACCGGCGGCCGGCGGCACCGCCCACCGGCCCGGCCCGGTGCGGGCCGGTGCCCTCGTCGAGCTGGCCCGGCGCGGCCTGCTCACCGACGAGGACGGCATCGCCACACCGGTCGACCTGGATGCGAGCACGGGTGACGCGGTCCTCGACGGGCTGCTCGAACTCATCCGCGAGTCGTGCCCGCACCCGTGGCGGACATGGGTGACGCTGCGGGCGCGGGTGACCTTCGACGCGGTGCGGGAGCAGCTGGTGGCCGAGGGGTATCTGCGGGCGGAGAAGCGACGGGTCCTCGGCGTGTTCCCGTCCGTGGAGTACGCGCTGGAGCGTGTGGCTGTCGTGGAGGCGCTGCGGGAGGAGACACGGCAGGTTCTCCGCGGGCCGCTGCCGGTCGCCGAGATCTCCGAGCGGGAGGCGGCGGTCGCCGCCCTCGCCGCCGCGGCCGGCCTCCTCGGCGCAACCACTCGCGCACAGCGCGCCGCGGACCTGACCGAACGGGCCGGAACGGCGACGCCCGGGCTGGGCGGCATCGTGCGCGAGGTGACCGGGGCGGTGACGGCGGGGGCCGCGGTGGCGCCCTCGCCGTGA
- a CDS encoding ABC-F family ATP-binding cassette domain-containing protein, translating into MSTSITVTSLAFTWPDGSPVFEGLDVAFGPGRTGLVGVNGSGKSTLLKLIAGELAPADGTVRVAGEVGYLPQNVTLDTTLRVDEALGIAGQRAALHAIEAGDVSETHFETVGDDWDVEERALATLGELGLGHVELDRTVGEVSGGESVLLRLAALLLRRPDVLLLDEPTNNLDLYARRRLYTAVQSWPGVMVVVSHDRELLDLVDQIADLRSGTITWYGGNYSDYEEALEIEQEAAERMVRVAESDFRKQKRELADAQVKLARRKRYGQKMWDQKREPKIVMGARKRAAQESAGKHRIMHEEKLAEARERLDEAVEAVRDDDEIRVDLPYTAVPPGRTVLTLQDLGLPYGARVEGGFELRGPERVALIGRNGAGKTTLLRTITGELAPESGEVRAHVPLRFLPQRLDVLDGELSVAENVARFAPGATNNRVRARLARFLFRGARADQKAATLSGGERFRAALAALMLAEPAPQLLMLDEPTNNLDMASVRQLTTALESYEGALVVASHDLPFLESIGITRWLLLEEGELKEITPEAVGFSF; encoded by the coding sequence ATGTCTACTTCCATCACCGTTACGTCCCTTGCGTTCACCTGGCCCGACGGCAGCCCCGTCTTCGAGGGCCTGGACGTCGCGTTCGGCCCCGGCCGGACCGGCCTGGTCGGTGTCAACGGGTCGGGGAAATCAACCCTGTTGAAGCTGATCGCCGGTGAACTCGCACCGGCCGACGGCACCGTCCGCGTGGCCGGCGAGGTCGGCTACCTCCCGCAGAACGTCACGCTCGACACCACCCTGCGCGTCGACGAGGCCCTCGGCATCGCCGGACAGCGCGCCGCCCTGCACGCCATCGAGGCCGGCGACGTCTCCGAGACGCACTTCGAGACCGTCGGCGACGACTGGGACGTGGAGGAACGCGCCCTCGCCACCCTCGGCGAACTCGGGCTCGGGCACGTCGAGCTGGACCGCACCGTCGGCGAGGTGTCCGGGGGCGAGTCCGTCCTGCTGCGCCTGGCCGCCCTGCTGCTGCGCCGTCCCGACGTGCTGCTGCTGGACGAGCCGACCAACAACCTCGACCTGTACGCCCGCAGGCGGCTGTACACGGCCGTCCAGTCCTGGCCGGGCGTGATGGTCGTCGTCAGCCACGACCGTGAACTGCTGGACCTCGTCGACCAGATCGCCGATCTGCGCTCCGGCACGATCACCTGGTACGGCGGCAACTACTCCGACTACGAGGAGGCCCTGGAGATCGAACAGGAGGCGGCCGAGCGCATGGTGCGCGTCGCCGAGTCCGACTTCCGCAAGCAGAAGCGTGAACTGGCCGACGCCCAGGTCAAGCTGGCCCGCCGCAAGCGGTACGGGCAGAAGATGTGGGACCAGAAGCGCGAGCCGAAGATCGTCATGGGTGCGCGCAAGCGCGCGGCGCAGGAGTCCGCGGGCAAGCACCGCATCATGCACGAGGAGAAGCTCGCCGAGGCCAGGGAGCGGCTCGACGAGGCGGTGGAGGCCGTACGGGACGACGACGAGATCCGCGTCGACCTGCCGTACACGGCCGTGCCGCCGGGGCGTACCGTCCTCACCCTCCAGGATCTGGGGCTCCCGTACGGCGCCCGGGTGGAGGGCGGCTTCGAGCTGCGCGGGCCGGAGCGGGTCGCGTTGATCGGGCGCAACGGCGCGGGCAAGACCACGCTGCTGCGGACGATCACCGGCGAGCTCGCCCCGGAGTCGGGCGAGGTGCGGGCGCACGTCCCGCTGCGGTTCCTGCCGCAGCGGCTCGACGTCCTCGACGGGGAGCTGTCCGTCGCCGAGAACGTGGCCCGGTTCGCGCCGGGCGCCACCAACAACCGGGTCCGGGCGCGGCTGGCGCGCTTCCTGTTCCGGGGCGCCCGCGCCGACCAGAAGGCGGCGACGCTGTCCGGCGGTGAACGCTTCCGGGCCGCGCTGGCGGCGCTGATGCTGGCGGAACCCGCGCCGCAGCTGCTCATGCTGGACGAGCCGACCAACAACCTCGACATGGCGAGCGTCCGGCAGCTCACCACGGCCCTGGAGTCGTACGAGGGAGCGCTCGTCGTGGCCAGTCACGACCTGCCGTTCCTGGAGTCGATCGGCATCACGCGCTGGCTGCTGCTGGAGGAAGGAGAGCTGAAGGAAATCACGCCAGAGGCTGTCGGGTTTTCCTTCTAG
- a CDS encoding plasmid stabilization protein, with product MPRGSSSKRERQYEHIKDSAQDRGESTGRAKEIAARTVNKERARSGESKTASRTSTKDMSSGKRGGQRSGQGSQGPTYDQLYQEAKRKGVEGRSSMNKSQLQRALGK from the coding sequence ATGCCACGCGGTTCGAGCTCCAAGCGGGAGCGCCAGTACGAGCACATCAAGGACAGTGCGCAGGACCGGGGCGAGAGCACCGGCCGCGCCAAGGAGATCGCCGCCCGGACGGTGAACAAGGAACGCGCCCGCTCCGGCGAGTCGAAGACGGCCAGCCGCACCTCCACCAAGGACATGTCGTCCGGCAAGCGCGGCGGCCAGCGGTCGGGGCAGGGCTCCCAGGGGCCCACCTACGACCAGCTCTACCAGGAGGCCAAGCGCAAGGGCGTCGAGGGCCGTTCCAGCATGAACAAGAGCCAGCTGCAGCGCGCGCTGGGCAAGTGA
- a CDS encoding endonuclease V, translating into MTTVRIPEDWPTAEEQARAVQDELRERVILDQPGPPPGTGHVTGVDVAYDDEHDVVAAAAVVLDASSLEVVAEATAVGRVSFPYVPGLLAFREIPTVLAALDALPCPPGLVVCDGYGLAHPRRFGLASHLGVLTGLPTIGVAKNPFAFTYDEPDTPRGSTSALLAGSEEVGRALRTRDAVKPVFVSVGHRTTLDSACAHTLALTPAYRLPETTRRADALCRKALRETGSA; encoded by the coding sequence ATGACGACCGTACGCATCCCCGAAGACTGGCCCACGGCCGAGGAACAGGCCCGCGCCGTCCAGGACGAACTGCGCGAGCGAGTGATCCTCGACCAACCGGGGCCGCCGCCCGGAACGGGCCATGTGACCGGGGTCGACGTCGCGTACGACGACGAGCACGACGTCGTCGCGGCGGCAGCGGTCGTGCTGGACGCGTCGAGTCTCGAGGTCGTCGCCGAGGCCACGGCCGTGGGCCGGGTCTCCTTCCCCTACGTGCCCGGACTGCTCGCCTTCCGCGAGATCCCCACGGTCCTCGCCGCCCTCGACGCCCTGCCCTGCCCTCCCGGCCTCGTCGTCTGCGACGGCTACGGCCTCGCCCATCCCCGCCGCTTCGGCCTCGCCAGCCACCTCGGCGTCCTGACCGGCCTGCCCACGATCGGCGTCGCCAAGAACCCCTTCGCCTTCACCTACGACGAACCGGACACCCCGCGCGGCAGCACCTCCGCGCTGCTCGCCGGCTCCGAGGAGGTCGGCCGGGCCCTGCGCACCCGGGACGCCGTCAAGCCGGTCTTCGTCTCGGTCGGCCACCGCACGACGCTGGACAGCGCCTGCGCGCACACCCTCGCGCTGACCCCCGCCTACCGCCTTCCCGAGACCACGCGCAGGGCGGACGCGCTGTGCCGGAAGGCGTTGCGCGAGACCGGATCGGCCTGA
- a CDS encoding ATP-binding cassette domain-containing protein: MTDFTDDAITLTGARENNLKDVTLRIPKGRLTVFTGVSGSGKSSVVFDTIAVESQRQLNETYPWFVRNRLPKFERPHADGLEHLTPAIVVDQRQVGGHSRSTVGTMTDVYSVIRVLFSRHGTPSAGPATAYSFNDPSGMCPGCDGLGRTVRPDWDRILDPDRSLADGAVRFPPFAAGTWQGQAYTNSADLDPHKPVGRFTAAEREFLMRGQPGSKVTVNGSGGTWTTEYEGLAVRFERLYLKRDLSAMSRKTRDLVREFTVEGTCPDCRGARLNAAALATRINGRSIADCTRMQVTDLIAALKEIDDPVAGPVASAAVAALERIEAIGLGYLSLDRETATLSGGEGQRLKTVRHLGSSLTGMTYIFDEPSVGLHPRDVGRLGDLLLRLRDKGNTVLVVEHDPDVIALADHVVDMGPGAGAGGGTVVFEGTPEELAASGTLTGRCLRTRTAVKDEVRRPTGELWVKGADRHNLRDVSARFPAGVLTAVTGVAGSGKSTLVGEFTAAHEEAVVVDQSSIGISGRSTPATYLGIMDTVRKIFARGTGAEAGFFSFNSSGACGTCEGRGIIYTDLAFMDPVTTTCHDCEGRRFKEEVLRLTVRGSSIADVLEMTAEQALGFFDDTGVRRRLRALRDVGLTYLTLGRPLSTLSGGERQRIKLATRLHRTGAVYVLDEPTTGLHMADVEGLIALLDRLVDTGNTVVVVEHNLDVIARADWVIDLGPGGGRDGGEIVFEGTPRQLIAAKGSFTGEHLRRAVRQGP; encoded by the coding sequence ATGACCGACTTCACGGACGATGCCATCACCCTGACCGGAGCACGCGAGAACAACCTCAAGGACGTCACCCTGCGCATCCCGAAAGGCCGGCTGACCGTGTTCACCGGCGTTTCGGGGTCGGGGAAGTCGTCCGTCGTCTTCGACACGATCGCGGTGGAGTCGCAGCGCCAGCTGAACGAGACGTATCCCTGGTTCGTCCGCAACCGGCTGCCCAAGTTCGAGCGTCCGCACGCGGACGGCCTGGAGCACCTCACCCCGGCGATCGTCGTCGACCAGCGGCAGGTCGGCGGCCACTCCCGGTCGACGGTCGGCACCATGACCGACGTCTATTCGGTGATCCGGGTGCTGTTCTCCCGGCACGGCACCCCGAGCGCCGGGCCGGCGACGGCGTACTCGTTCAACGACCCGTCGGGCATGTGCCCCGGGTGCGACGGCCTCGGCCGGACGGTGCGGCCCGACTGGGACCGCATCCTGGACCCGGACCGCTCCCTCGCGGACGGGGCGGTGCGCTTCCCGCCGTTCGCCGCCGGAACCTGGCAGGGGCAGGCGTACACGAACAGCGCCGACCTCGACCCGCACAAGCCGGTGGGGCGTTTCACCGCAGCCGAGCGGGAGTTCCTGATGCGCGGCCAGCCCGGCAGCAAGGTCACCGTCAACGGCAGCGGCGGCACCTGGACCACCGAGTACGAGGGGCTGGCCGTCCGTTTCGAGCGGCTGTACCTGAAGCGGGACCTGTCGGCCATGAGCCGGAAGACCAGGGACCTGGTCCGGGAGTTCACGGTGGAGGGCACCTGCCCGGACTGCCGTGGAGCACGTCTGAACGCGGCGGCGCTCGCGACCCGGATCAACGGCCGGTCGATCGCCGACTGCACCCGTATGCAGGTCACCGACCTGATCGCCGCACTGAAGGAGATCGACGACCCGGTGGCCGGGCCGGTCGCCTCGGCCGCCGTCGCCGCGCTGGAGCGCATCGAGGCGATCGGCCTCGGCTATCTCAGCCTCGACCGGGAGACGGCCACGCTCAGCGGCGGGGAGGGGCAGCGGCTGAAGACGGTGCGGCACCTCGGCTCCAGCCTGACCGGCATGACGTACATCTTCGACGAGCCGAGCGTCGGCCTGCACCCGCGGGACGTGGGCCGCCTCGGCGACCTGCTGTTGCGGCTGCGCGACAAGGGCAACACCGTGCTGGTCGTCGAGCACGACCCGGATGTGATCGCGCTGGCCGACCACGTCGTCGACATGGGGCCGGGCGCCGGTGCCGGGGGCGGCACGGTGGTGTTCGAGGGGACGCCGGAGGAACTGGCCGCGTCCGGCACGCTCACCGGGCGCTGCCTGCGCACCCGTACGGCGGTCAAGGACGAGGTGCGCCGGCCCACCGGCGAGCTGTGGGTCAAGGGCGCCGACCGGCACAACCTGCGGGACGTGAGCGCACGGTTCCCGGCCGGTGTGCTCACGGCGGTGACCGGGGTCGCCGGGTCCGGGAAGAGCACCCTGGTCGGGGAGTTCACCGCCGCGCACGAGGAGGCCGTGGTCGTCGACCAGTCGTCGATCGGCATCTCGGGCCGCTCCACCCCGGCGACGTATCTGGGGATCATGGACACGGTCCGGAAGATCTTCGCCCGCGGGACGGGAGCCGAGGCGGGCTTCTTCAGCTTCAACTCCAGCGGCGCCTGCGGCACCTGCGAGGGCCGGGGCATCATCTACACCGACCTCGCCTTCATGGACCCGGTGACGACGACCTGCCACGACTGCGAGGGGCGGCGCTTCAAGGAGGAGGTGCTGCGGCTGACCGTGCGGGGCAGTTCCATCGCGGACGTCCTGGAGATGACGGCCGAGCAGGCACTCGGCTTCTTCGACGACACGGGCGTACGGCGCCGGCTGCGCGCCCTGCGGGACGTCGGACTGACATACCTCACCCTCGGGCGCCCCCTCTCCACGCTCTCCGGCGGTGAGCGGCAGCGGATCAAGCTGGCCACGCGACTGCACCGGACGGGCGCGGTCTACGTGCTCGACGAACCGACGACCGGCCTGCACATGGCGGACGTGGAGGGCCTCATCGCCCTGCTGGACCGGCTGGTCGACACCGGCAACACGGTCGTCGTCGTCGAGCACAACCTGGACGTGATCGCCCGGGCCGACTGGGTGATCGACCTCGGCCCGGGCGGCGGCCGGGACGGCGGCGAGATCGTCTTCGAGGGGACTCCGCGACAACTCATCGCGGCCAAGGGGTCGTTCACCGGGGAGCATCTGCGGCGGGCGGTGCGGCAGGGCCCGTGA
- a CDS encoding SsgA family sporulation/cell division regulator encodes MSIVIEQPVEARLVAAAPRMPSIPATLHYDRRDPFAVRMTFPAPATLEGVEVCWTFSRELLAAGQKNAEGHGDVRVRPYGYDRTVLEFHAPEGTAVVHVRSSEIRRFLEATSELVPVGLEHLQLDLDDGLAELMRDAC; translated from the coding sequence TTGTCCATCGTCATCGAGCAGCCTGTGGAGGCCCGCCTCGTCGCCGCCGCGCCGCGTATGCCGAGCATTCCCGCGACGCTGCACTACGACCGGCGTGACCCCTTCGCCGTCCGCATGACCTTCCCCGCCCCGGCCACGCTGGAGGGCGTCGAGGTCTGCTGGACCTTCTCCCGCGAGCTGCTCGCCGCGGGCCAGAAGAACGCCGAGGGGCACGGCGACGTGCGCGTGCGGCCCTACGGCTACGACCGCACCGTGCTGGAGTTCCACGCCCCCGAGGGCACCGCCGTGGTCCACGTCCGCTCGAGCGAGATCCGCCGGTTCCTCGAGGCCACGAGCGAACTCGTGCCGGTCGGGCTGGAGCACCTCCAGCTGGATCTGGACGACGGTCTCGCCGAGCTGATGCGGGACGCGTGCTGA
- the mmpA gene encoding morphogenic membrane protein MmpA, protein MTTHRAPKPVADPTQTVERAVTIGLILAVLAGLSWIAGMIYTIAEWPG, encoded by the coding sequence ATGACAACGCACCGCGCTCCCAAGCCTGTCGCCGACCCGACCCAGACCGTCGAGCGGGCGGTCACCATAGGCCTGATCCTCGCCGTGCTGGCCGGGCTCAGCTGGATCGCCGGGATGATCTACACCATCGCCGAGTGGCCGGGGTAG
- a CDS encoding WD40/YVTN/BNR-like repeat-containing protein, translating into MGITRRTGRTRSRATALAACAAALAALTALPAQAHEPERRLPHWELKDTGTPEARVRGLAAVSRNTAWAAGTGGTVLRTTDGGASWRNVSPPGAGELQFRDVEAFDARRAVVLAIGEGEASRVYRTDDGGATWTESFRNTDPRAFYDCMAFFDHRRGLAMSDPVNGKFRILSTGDGGRTWQVLPDQGMPAAQEGEAGFAASGQCLVTSGPKDVWLATGGAARARVLHSADRGRTWTATDTPLPAGDPARGVFALAFRDRTHGLAVGGDFRTDQPSPQAAARTSDGGRTWRPAAPPPLAYRSGVAWLPHSRTAALAVGPTGTDLTTDAGRTWRTVDTGSYDTVDCAPDHGCWAAGEKGRVARLEH; encoded by the coding sequence ATGGGGATCACGCGACGGACGGGAAGAACACGCAGTAGGGCGACCGCGTTGGCGGCCTGCGCGGCGGCACTGGCAGCCCTGACCGCCCTACCGGCACAGGCGCACGAACCGGAGCGCCGGCTGCCGCACTGGGAACTCAAGGACACCGGCACCCCGGAGGCACGGGTGCGGGGTCTCGCCGCCGTCAGCCGGAACACCGCCTGGGCCGCGGGGACCGGCGGCACCGTGCTGCGCACCACGGACGGCGGGGCGAGCTGGCGGAACGTCTCGCCGCCCGGCGCGGGGGAGTTGCAGTTCCGGGACGTCGAGGCGTTCGACGCGCGCCGGGCCGTGGTCCTGGCCATCGGCGAGGGCGAGGCGTCCCGGGTCTACCGCACCGACGACGGCGGAGCGACCTGGACGGAGTCCTTCCGCAACACCGACCCCCGGGCGTTCTACGACTGCATGGCCTTCTTCGACCACCGCCGCGGACTCGCGATGAGCGACCCGGTGAACGGGAAGTTCCGCATCCTGTCGACCGGCGACGGCGGCCGGACCTGGCAGGTGCTGCCGGATCAGGGCATGCCGGCCGCGCAGGAGGGCGAGGCCGGATTCGCGGCGAGCGGCCAGTGCCTGGTGACGTCCGGGCCGAAGGACGTCTGGCTCGCCACCGGCGGGGCCGCACGCGCGCGTGTGCTGCACTCCGCCGACCGCGGACGCACCTGGACGGCCACCGACACGCCCCTCCCGGCGGGCGATCCGGCCCGCGGCGTCTTCGCGCTCGCCTTCCGCGACCGCACCCACGGCCTCGCCGTAGGCGGCGACTTCCGCACCGACCAGCCCTCACCGCAGGCCGCCGCGCGCACCTCCGACGGCGGCCGCACCTGGCGCCCCGCCGCCCCGCCCCCGCTCGCCTACCGCTCCGGCGTCGCCTGGCTCCCGCACAGCCGCACCGCCGCCCTCGCCGTCGGCCCCACCGGCACCGACCTCACCACGGACGCCGGCCGCACCTGGCGGACCGTCGACACGGGCTCCTACGACACCGTCGACTGCGCCCCGGACCACGGGTGCTGGGCCGCCGGTGAGAAGGGCCGGGTTGCCCGCCTGGAGCACTGA
- a CDS encoding Orn/Lys/Arg decarboxylase N-terminal domain-containing protein — translation MADGTVLVAVTEHPEDWGATAGQLTRIAEGIRARGLEVRWVVSLADAEAVLRTEAGLAAAVVAWDLPPQAGAGDGPGGATVLRRIGRRFQNLPVFLVMADEGLRELPLWVSQSVVGYVWPLEDTPAFIAGRITTAARAYQDALLPPFFKALRRFDDAHEYSWHTPAHSGGVAFLKSPVGRAFHEYFGERLLRSDLSISVEELGSLFEHTGPIGEAERNAARVFGSTHTYFVLHGDSTCNRLVGHFSVTRDEIALVDRNCHKSVLHGLVVSGARPVYLVPTRNGYGLAGPLPPAEIAAESVAARIAASPLTADAVSSRAQYAVFTNSTYDGLCYDAVAAARAFAAGTSRLHFDEAWFAYARFHPLYAGRYGMSVDEDAFPGPDRPTVFSTQSTHKLLAALSQGAMVHVRPAPRAPVEHDRFNEALMMHGTTSPLYPMIASLDVATAMMDGPQGQWLVDEAVTEAVRFRQEMVRIGRRIEAAGDRPPWFFGVWQPDEVTDPASGERVPFGEAPADLLRTEPSCWHLAPDADWHGFPGLTDGYCMLDPIKVTLTCPGLDATGTMSDRGIPARVLTAYLTTRGIVVEKTDSYTTLVLFSMGITKGKWGTLLDALMDFKDLYDSDTPLDRVLPALVAEHSRRYAGLTLRDLCQEMHDHLREARLVELLDTAFQQLPEPVAPPQLCYQRLIRGGTERIRLTDAPGRVAAAMVTVTPPGIPVLMPGESTGEADGPLLRYLGALESFDRRFPGFGSETHGVTREPGTGDYLIECLRPDEQETAAGAVTPAQRRGLEGAGSVG, via the coding sequence ATGGCCGACGGCACGGTTCTGGTGGCGGTGACGGAGCATCCGGAGGACTGGGGCGCCACCGCAGGGCAGTTGACGCGCATCGCCGAGGGGATCCGGGCGCGCGGCTTAGAGGTGCGATGGGTGGTGAGCCTCGCCGACGCCGAGGCGGTGCTCAGGACCGAGGCCGGGCTGGCCGCCGCGGTGGTCGCCTGGGACCTTCCGCCCCAAGCCGGAGCCGGGGACGGACCGGGCGGGGCGACGGTGCTGCGCCGGATCGGGCGCCGGTTCCAGAACCTGCCGGTGTTCCTGGTCATGGCGGACGAGGGGCTGCGTGAGCTGCCGCTGTGGGTGTCACAGTCGGTGGTGGGCTATGTGTGGCCGCTGGAGGACACACCGGCGTTCATCGCCGGCCGGATCACCACCGCCGCACGCGCCTACCAGGACGCGCTGCTCCCGCCGTTCTTCAAGGCCCTGCGGCGCTTCGACGACGCGCACGAGTACTCGTGGCACACGCCCGCGCACTCCGGGGGTGTCGCCTTCCTCAAGTCGCCCGTGGGCCGTGCCTTCCACGAGTACTTCGGGGAGCGGCTGCTGCGCAGCGACCTGTCCATCTCGGTGGAGGAGCTCGGCTCGCTGTTCGAGCACACCGGGCCGATCGGCGAGGCGGAGCGCAACGCCGCGCGGGTCTTCGGCTCCACGCACACGTACTTCGTGCTGCACGGCGACTCCACCTGCAACCGCCTGGTCGGCCACTTCAGCGTGACCCGCGACGAGATCGCCCTGGTGGACCGCAACTGCCACAAGTCGGTCCTGCACGGCCTGGTCGTCTCCGGCGCCCGGCCGGTGTACCTGGTCCCCACCCGCAACGGCTACGGGCTCGCCGGTCCCTTGCCGCCGGCCGAGATCGCGGCGGAGTCGGTGGCGGCGCGGATCGCTGCGAGCCCGCTGACGGCGGACGCCGTGTCGTCCCGCGCCCAGTACGCGGTGTTCACCAACTCCACGTACGACGGGCTGTGTTACGACGCGGTGGCGGCGGCCCGGGCGTTCGCGGCGGGCACGTCCCGGCTGCACTTCGACGAGGCGTGGTTCGCGTACGCCCGCTTCCATCCGCTCTACGCCGGGCGCTACGGCATGTCGGTGGACGAGGACGCCTTCCCCGGCCCCGACCGTCCGACGGTCTTCTCGACCCAGTCCACGCACAAGCTGCTGGCGGCGCTGTCGCAGGGTGCCATGGTGCACGTCAGGCCCGCGCCGCGGGCGCCGGTGGAGCACGACCGGTTCAACGAGGCGCTGATGATGCACGGCACGACGTCGCCGCTGTATCCGATGATCGCCTCGCTGGACGTGGCCACGGCGATGATGGACGGTCCGCAGGGGCAGTGGCTGGTCGACGAGGCGGTGACCGAGGCGGTCCGGTTCCGCCAGGAGATGGTGCGGATCGGGCGGCGCATCGAGGCGGCGGGTGACCGGCCGCCGTGGTTCTTCGGGGTGTGGCAGCCGGACGAGGTGACGGACCCCGCGAGCGGGGAACGGGTGCCCTTCGGGGAGGCTCCGGCGGACCTGCTGCGGACCGAGCCGTCCTGCTGGCACCTCGCGCCCGACGCGGACTGGCACGGCTTCCCGGGGCTGACCGACGGGTACTGCATGCTCGACCCGATCAAGGTCACCCTGACCTGCCCGGGGCTCGACGCGACGGGGACGATGTCCGACCGGGGCATCCCGGCACGGGTGCTCACCGCCTATCTGACGACGCGCGGCATCGTCGTGGAGAAGACCGACAGCTACACCACGCTGGTGCTGTTCTCCATGGGCATCACGAAGGGCAAGTGGGGCACGCTGCTGGACGCCCTCATGGACTTCAAGGACCTCTACGACAGTGACACCCCGCTCGACCGGGTGCTGCCCGCGCTGGTCGCGGAGCATTCCCGGCGCTACGCCGGGCTGACGCTGCGCGACCTGTGCCAGGAGATGCACGACCATCTGCGCGAGGCCCGCCTGGTCGAACTCCTCGACACCGCCTTCCAGCAGCTGCCCGAGCCGGTGGCCCCGCCCCAGCTGTGCTACCAGCGCCTGATCCGCGGCGGCACGGAACGGATCCGCCTCACGGACGCGCCGGGCCGGGTCGCCGCGGCGATGGTCACGGTGACGCCGCCGGGCATCCCGGTCCTCATGCCGGGCGAGAGCACCGGAGAGGCGGACGGCCCCCTCCTGCGCTACCTCGGCGCCCTGGAGTCCTTCGACCGCCGCTTCCCCGGCTTCGGCAGCGAGACCCACGGGGTGACCCGTGAACCCGGCACGGGCGACTACCTGATCGAGTGCCTGCGTCCGGACGAGCAGGAGACAGCCGCCGGCGCGGTGACGCCGGCGCAACGGCGGGGCCTGGAGGGTGCCGGATCGGTGGGGTGA